One region of Fibrobacter sp. UWEL genomic DNA includes:
- the rpsS gene encoding 30S ribosomal protein S19, which produces MSRSLKKGAFVDSHVLVKAQAMAGSDKKQAIKTWSRRSTIIPDMVGLTFSVYNGKQFIPVYVTENMVGHKLGEFSLTRTFKGHRKTEAAGGKK; this is translated from the coding sequence ATGTCTAGATCCCTTAAGAAAGGTGCGTTCGTGGATTCCCACGTTCTCGTCAAAGCTCAGGCAATGGCTGGTTCCGACAAGAAGCAGGCCATCAAGACCTGGTCTCGTCGTTCCACCATCATCCCCGATATGGTTGGTCTCACTTTCTCCGTCTATAACGGCAAGCAGTTCATCCCTGTTTACGTAACCGAAAACATGGTCGGTCACAAGCTCGGTGAATTCTCCCTGACCCGTACTTTCAAGGGTCACCGTAAGACTGAAGCTGCTGGAGGCAAGAAATAA
- the rplV gene encoding 50S ribosomal protein L22, whose translation MQAVAKVKNVRYGVRKLRRVVDLVRGKSVAEAFAMLSILHTQTKGAPLVENALKSAVANFKQKSAGAVAVEELVIKTITADGATIMKRIHPRSQGRAFRIEKPLSHITVVVANKE comes from the coding sequence ATGCAAGCTGTCGCTAAAGTGAAAAACGTTCGCTACGGTGTTCGCAAGCTGCGTCGCGTTGTCGACCTGGTTCGCGGCAAGTCCGTTGCAGAAGCATTCGCAATGCTTTCCATCCTCCACACGCAGACCAAGGGCGCTCCCCTGGTAGAAAATGCTCTGAAGTCCGCTGTTGCTAACTTCAAGCAGAAGTCTGCCGGTGCTGTTGCTGTCGAAGAACTGGTCATCAAGACCATCACTGCCGACGGTGCAACCATCATGAAGCGCATCCATCCGCGTTCTCAGGGTCGTGCTTTCCGTATCGAAAAGCCGCTCTCTCACATCACAGTCGTTGTGGCCAACAAGGAGTAA